In a genomic window of Penaeus monodon isolate SGIC_2016 chromosome 27, NSTDA_Pmon_1, whole genome shotgun sequence:
- the LOC119590686 gene encoding PDZ domain-containing protein 2-like, which yields MRDLGRHLESCRSHRACHRDLPELPPSVSSTRELPEEPGSARDFHHCCEHEARTYNSCDSRGATREPRDPRKRRRLDSLREEGVVTAVMVRTVSDSSSAGEEEPRRLLPLLEDGVFDERPSSQASQVSARTVTSMASVASVHGTGLTAMSRQVSQRSHRPSSTSTLPRRPKSLNLSFHTVVFEKGHGKKGLGFSIVGGRDSPKGNIGIFVKTIFPSGQAAEEGTLKEGDEIFAVNGESLAGASHAEAIAMFKAIRTGKVVLHVGRRATSKKRAHKTKSFDDLDKFEE from the exons ATGCGTGACTTGGGTCGCCACCTAGAGTCCTGCCGCAGCCACCGGGCCTGTCACCGCGATCTCCCCGAGCTCCCGCCCAGCGTCAGCAGCACCCGCGAGCTTCCCGAGGAGCCAGGGAGCGCGCGCGACTTCCACCACTGCTGCGAGCACGAAGCGAGGACGTACAACTCGTGTGACTCGCGGGGAGCTACCAGGGAGCCAAGGGACCCCAGAAAGCGGCGGCGGCTGGACTCGCTCCGAGAGGAGGGCGTCGTCACTGCCGTCATGGTCCGCACTGTGTCCGACTCTTCTTCAG CAGGAGAAGAAGAGCCTCGTCGGTTGTTACCACTCCTTGAGGACGGCGTCTTTGATGAGCGTCCGTCTTCCCAGGCCTCGCAAGTCTCGGCTAGGACAGTCACTTCCATGGCGTCTGTCGCATCTGTTCATGGCACTGGTCTCACTGCCATGTCCAGACAG GTATCCCAGAGATCACACAGGCCGTCATCCACATCTACACTGCCGCGAAGACCAAAGTCCCTCAACCTCTCCTTCCACACAGTTGTCTTTGAAAAGGGCCATGGCAAGAAGGGGCTTGGATTCTCTATTGTAGGAGGAAGGGACTCTCCCAAAGGGAACATTGGCATCTTCGTAAAGACAATCTTCCCAAGTGGACAAGCAGCGGAAGAAGGAACACTTAAAGAAG ggGATGAGATTTTTGCTGTGAATGGAGAGAGCTTGGCAGGGGCAAGTCATGCAGAAGCCATTGCCATGTTCAAAGCCATCCGCACTGGCAAAGTCGTGCTGCATGTGGGCCGTCGTGCAACTTCAAAGAAAAG agCCCACAAGACTAAGTCTTTTGATGACCTTGATAAATTTGAAGAATGA
- the LOC119590687 gene encoding protein lin-52 homolog has translation MASEGGKFQAQEMEPSLLSMEKLDRSSPDLWPEQIPGVYDFAPLVSPQLSPNPENLDLEEQDYNLLYQFRLLTALEIIEEVKKLQNVAYQLGLEEAKEMTRGKYLHILSRKEK, from the exons ATGGCGTCAGAAGGAGGGAAGTTTCAAGCTCAAG AGATGGAGCCGTCTTTGCTGAGCATGGAGAAACTGGACCGTTCCAGCCCAGATCTTTGGCCAGAGCAGA TTCCAGGAGTGTATGACTTTGCGCCTCTCGTGTCGCCCCAGCTGAGCCCAAACCCAGAGAATCTCGACCTTGAAGAGCAGGACTACAATCTCTTGTACC AGTTCCGGTTACTGACAGCTCTAGAAATCATCGAAGAAGTAAAGAAACTTCAAAATGTGGCTTACCAGCTTGGCTTAGAGGAGGCAAAGGAAATGACTCGTGGAAAATACCTTCACATTCTCAGCAGGAAAGAGAAATGA